Proteins encoded by one window of candidate division WOR-3 bacterium:
- a CDS encoding S49 family peptidase, with the protein GVIMEFPIFEELLKKLGIDFEVIKSREHKDIGSPFRKMGDDEKRLLHELVMDVYDQFIQATVEERNLPEDSVLKFADGRVITGRQAKELGFVDTLGSFEDAVKIAGDLVGIEKPLLVYPRKRLSLIDFFTKPVEKSLIPKLKFLWR; encoded by the coding sequence GGTGTCATTATGGAATTCCCGATATTCGAGGAGTTGCTCAAAAAACTGGGCATTGATTTTGAAGTAATAAAATCACGGGAGCATAAAGACATCGGTTCACCTTTCAGAAAGATGGGAGATGATGAAAAAAGACTGCTGCACGAGCTCGTAATGGATGTCTACGATCAATTCATCCAGGCGACAGTGGAAGAACGCAATCTTCCCGAGGACAGTGTCCTTAAATTTGCCGACGGAAGGGTAATTACTGGAAGGCAGGCTAAAGAACTCGGTTTTGTCGACACACTCGGTTCTTTTGAAGACGCGGTTAAGATCGCCGGTGATCTTGTAGGAATAGAAAAACCCCTTCTCGTCTATCCGCGGAAGAGATTGAGTTTAATAGACTTCTTCACCAAACCGGTTGAGAAGAGTCTTATTCCGAAATTGAAATTTCTCTGGCGTTGA
- the sppA gene encoding signal peptide peptidase SppA codes for MSFLLLFTLCVNPFYEANFTSLPMRSISVFSNPAGLGFQRGAEIVINYEYNPDAPDALMSASALGNVGFGWKKIDSLNYYEAGLGYKLPGAFSMGYAFQFGEDSKHIVGLIGHVSEKLSLGFKTALGGDEHMLGGISIRPFKEYVTLSGDVEFEALDTIFNYFYGCLLQPIDGVKLHFYADQDFNWKTGLELSFGKTKIAGSYSHPDKKISGGILFSAQSYKTFIPQKNIVTELSLEDEYPELQKKTLLGIPISTKQGFTKLLLEFEKIGKKDEIKVVLVKTRGLSLGAAQFEELKGCFNKLKKRGKKIIFFSDNYNGTLVYDLACSGDEIILSPLGDISIPGLGIRKFYLKNTLQKLGIEADITHVGKYKSAAEIFSREQMSDADREQLEKILDDFYYPIITHIAAARKKTEAEVEKLINEIAFFNSDQADEYGLVDTVLYEFELKDYINDKYGKMALVDFEEVVNEKVVRSPWEKRKDKIAVVIAEGSIVAGEGKPGLFQSTLIGGKRYAEIFKQIKDDKSIKAVVFRINSGGGDAFASEQIAYALKQCAKEKPVIVSMGDVAGSGGYYIACLADKIFADDRTITGSIGVLGVNFVTKGLYDKLGISWDYIKRGKHSDKNWGLRHLTEEEAAQAKKNVEWWYDKFTRRVAEGRNMRQSKVDSLGQGRVYSGKYAEELGLIDETGGFLEALNAAKEYAHITGDVELLVYHPGDTGFSFTLSANMISRCLYIMPEIEIK; via the coding sequence ATGTCGTTTTTATTACTTTTTACGTTATGTGTAAATCCTTTTTATGAAGCAAACTTCACTTCTTTGCCGATGAGGTCGATAAGCGTCTTCTCAAATCCAGCAGGTCTGGGTTTTCAACGCGGTGCCGAGATAGTCATTAATTATGAATACAACCCTGATGCGCCGGACGCATTGATGTCAGCGTCAGCACTGGGAAATGTCGGATTCGGATGGAAAAAAATCGATAGCCTGAACTATTATGAAGCGGGTCTCGGTTATAAACTGCCCGGCGCATTTTCAATGGGATATGCATTTCAATTCGGTGAAGACTCCAAACACATCGTCGGTCTGATAGGACACGTCAGTGAGAAGCTGAGTCTTGGTTTTAAAACCGCACTCGGCGGCGATGAACACATGCTCGGCGGGATCAGTATAAGGCCTTTCAAGGAATATGTCACTCTGAGCGGAGATGTTGAATTCGAAGCCCTGGATACCATCTTCAATTATTTCTACGGTTGTTTACTTCAACCGATAGACGGTGTGAAACTCCACTTTTACGCCGATCAGGACTTTAACTGGAAAACCGGGCTGGAGTTGTCTTTTGGCAAAACAAAAATAGCCGGTTCGTATTCACATCCTGACAAGAAAATCAGTGGGGGGATTCTCTTCTCAGCACAGTCATACAAAACTTTCATACCGCAGAAGAATATAGTGACCGAACTCAGCTTAGAAGATGAATATCCGGAACTGCAAAAAAAGACGCTCCTCGGGATTCCGATCAGCACAAAACAGGGATTCACAAAACTACTGCTGGAATTTGAAAAAATCGGAAAAAAGGATGAGATAAAAGTAGTGCTTGTCAAAACAAGAGGACTTTCTCTGGGTGCGGCGCAGTTCGAAGAATTGAAAGGCTGCTTTAATAAATTAAAGAAAAGAGGAAAAAAAATCATATTTTTCAGTGACAATTACAATGGTACTTTAGTATACGATCTTGCCTGCAGCGGCGATGAAATCATCCTTTCACCGCTCGGTGATATCTCAATTCCCGGTCTTGGAATACGTAAATTCTATTTAAAAAACACCCTGCAGAAACTCGGTATTGAAGCCGATATCACACATGTGGGTAAATACAAATCAGCTGCGGAAATTTTTTCCCGCGAACAAATGTCAGACGCCGACAGGGAACAACTTGAAAAGATCCTGGATGATTTCTATTATCCGATCATCACCCATATCGCCGCCGCAAGAAAAAAGACTGAAGCAGAGGTCGAAAAATTGATCAATGAAATCGCCTTTTTCAACAGTGACCAAGCAGATGAATACGGACTGGTCGATACAGTGCTTTATGAATTTGAGCTGAAGGACTATATCAATGATAAATACGGTAAAATGGCGCTGGTTGATTTCGAAGAGGTTGTAAATGAAAAGGTCGTCCGATCACCCTGGGAAAAGAGAAAAGATAAGATCGCCGTTGTGATCGCGGAAGGCAGTATTGTTGCTGGTGAAGGCAAACCCGGTCTGTTTCAATCGACATTGATCGGCGGTAAGAGATATGCTGAAATCTTCAAACAGATAAAAGACGATAAAAGCATCAAGGCGGTCGTCTTCAGAATCAATTCCGGCGGCGGAGACGCCTTTGCCTCTGAACAGATTGCGTATGCGCTGAAACAATGTGCTAAAGAAAAGCCCGTGATCGTTTCAATGGGAGACGTCGCCGGTTCAGGTGGTTATTACATCGCCTGCCTCGCCGATAAGATCTTCGCCGACGACCGAACCATCACCGGGTCAATCGGAGTACTCGGTGTCAACTTCGTGACAAAAGGCCTTTACGATAAACTGGGGATATCCTGGGATTACATCAAAAGGGGTAAACACAGTGATAAAAACTGGGGACTGCGCCATCTTACTGAAGAAGAAGCCGCACAGGCGAAAAAAAATGTCGAATGGTGGTATGATAAATTCACCAGACGGGTCGCAGAAGGTCGCAACATGCGTCAGTCAAAAGTAGACAGCCTGGGCCAGGGCAGAGTCTATTCCGGTAAATACGCCGAAGAACTCGGACTTATCGACGAAACAGGCGGGTTTTTGGAAGCATTGAACGCCGCCAAAGAATATGCCCACATCACGGGAGACGTCGAACTGCTGGTATATCATCCAGGAGATACGGGTTTTTCATTCACCCTCAGCGCCAATATGATAAGCCGGTGTCTTTATATTATGCCCGAGATTGAAATAAAGTAA
- a CDS encoding T9SS type A sorting domain-containing protein, which produces MKTLVVLVFIFTCSFAQNLLQNPGFETWTSGMPDYWQKDDSIYIFQEDVIVHSGNLSVKDSLITQTQTSADFSQGYFAVQPNIQYNFSIWIYDNDPAGRVRQGIYWYPSGSSWGTDYSVDSTEWQQLIFTVTSPSDAESALVVIRAYDVATQWDGDAIFYIDDAVFEAPSTQPPVIIRTWHTPTNPDAGVLIDVYAYVTDDGTITADTLFYGVNGLSSPIAMSHTSVTGDTFKFQIPAQSQGDTIFYYLRFIDDDGLDAISDTHTFFVGEIGVYINEVLYDTEGGDSACYIELYGTGGLNLDGFSLVGVNGYNGSEYVDIDLSGCSIPADGFFVIGQDSTVSNHDLVTSDADLQNGPDNLELRFNSITIDALGYGTLDGWVFTGEWLPASDVPYNHCLGRYPDGYDTDDNSADFHDYTVYTPGEPNPPVGISEERSNICPPCRFTNPLSASITFISLVSEQRFYPITVYNILGQRVKKVSAPGARLALEPGVYFLKLNKTADGSIKIIVIE; this is translated from the coding sequence GTGAAGACTTTGGTGGTTTTAGTGTTTATCTTTACCTGTAGTTTTGCACAGAATCTTCTGCAGAATCCGGGGTTTGAGACGTGGACATCGGGTATGCCTGACTACTGGCAAAAAGACGACAGTATCTACATCTTCCAGGAAGATGTAATCGTCCACAGTGGAAATCTCAGTGTAAAAGACAGTTTGATCACCCAGACTCAGACCTCGGCGGATTTCTCTCAGGGATATTTTGCAGTCCAGCCGAATATCCAGTATAACTTCAGTATCTGGATATATGACAACGATCCCGCCGGCAGGGTGCGCCAGGGGATATACTGGTATCCTTCAGGATCCAGCTGGGGAACGGATTACAGTGTTGATTCCACTGAGTGGCAGCAGTTGATCTTCACCGTGACGTCTCCGTCCGACGCCGAATCCGCGCTTGTGGTGATACGTGCCTACGACGTCGCCACACAATGGGACGGTGATGCGATCTTCTATATTGACGATGCAGTCTTTGAAGCTCCTTCGACACAACCGCCGGTGATTATTCGAACCTGGCATACACCGACAAACCCCGACGCCGGCGTACTGATCGACGTTTACGCCTATGTAACTGATGACGGCACCATCACCGCCGACACCCTCTTTTACGGTGTCAACGGTCTGAGCAGTCCCATCGCGATGTCCCACACCTCGGTAACCGGCGACACATTCAAATTTCAGATTCCGGCTCAGAGCCAGGGTGATACAATCTTTTATTATCTGCGTTTCATTGATGACGACGGACTTGATGCGATAAGCGATACGCATACTTTTTTCGTCGGTGAAATCGGAGTGTACATCAATGAGGTTCTCTACGATACTGAAGGCGGTGATTCAGCATGCTACATTGAACTTTATGGAACAGGAGGTTTGAATCTCGACGGTTTCAGCCTGGTCGGTGTAAACGGTTACAACGGAAGTGAATATGTCGACATCGACCTGAGTGGTTGTTCGATCCCTGCCGACGGCTTTTTTGTAATCGGACAGGACTCCACGGTTTCAAACCACGACCTGGTCACCTCTGATGCGGATTTACAGAACGGTCCGGATAATCTTGAATTGAGGTTCAATAGTATCACAATCGATGCCCTCGGTTACGGAACACTCGACGGCTGGGTCTTCACCGGCGAGTGGCTGCCTGCATCGGATGTACCGTACAATCACTGTCTTGGCCGCTATCCCGACGGTTATGACACCGATGACAACTCCGCTGATTTCCATGATTACACGGTCTATACACCGGGAGAACCGAATCCACCGGTAGGAATCAGCGAAGAGAGATCGAATATCTGTCCACCCTGTCGGTTCACAAATCCCCTTTCCGCTTCAATCACCTTTATTTCTTTGGTAAGTGAGCAGAGATTTTATCCGATTACTGTCTACAATATTCTGGGACAACGCGTCAAAAAGGTGTCGGCACCCGGTGCAAGATTGGCTCTTGAGCCCGGTGTCTATTTTCTGAAGCTCAACAAAACAGCAGATGGTTCTATAAAGATAATCGTGATTGAATAG
- a CDS encoding chemotaxis protein CheW produces MNYYLEFLINNINFAVPIKEVKEIVRPKSVLQEKKIPRNLVGFFRLRDRKIPLYDLPKILKLDTEDVFEVILSEIRETYIGFKVTKVLGIIKSETLLPFPELVKPMGCFEGLVQVDGRLVQVLSLEKIMSPVRFKTLKKYL; encoded by the coding sequence ATGAATTACTATCTTGAATTCCTGATAAACAACATAAACTTTGCCGTTCCTATTAAAGAGGTGAAAGAAATCGTCAGACCCAAAAGCGTTCTGCAGGAAAAGAAGATTCCGAGAAATCTTGTTGGATTTTTCCGGTTGCGCGACAGGAAGATTCCTTTATATGATCTACCGAAGATTCTCAAACTCGACACCGAGGATGTATTTGAAGTGATACTCTCGGAGATAAGAGAGACATATATCGGTTTCAAGGTCACCAAGGTGCTGGGTATTATAAAGAGCGAGACCCTTCTGCCGTTTCCCGAGCTCGTCAAGCCGATGGGTTGTTTCGAAGGACTTGTTCAGGTCGACGGCCGGCTTGTCCAGGTCCTTTCTTTGGAAAAAATAATGTCGCCGGTTCGTTTCAAGACGCTTAAAAAATATCTTTAG